TTTCCAAAGGGAACCAGAGGAAGGTGAGGATTTTTTCAGCGTGATTCGTGGGGGAGATTTGCTACTGCATCACCCCTATCATTCTTTTTCGGCGACGGTGCAGCGGTTTATTACTCAGGCAGCATACGATCCCAACGTGCTGGCGATTAAGATGACTCTTTACCGCACTTCTGGGGATTCGCCGATCGTGAATGCTTTGATTGCGGCGGCGGAAAATGGGAAGCAAGTGGCTGTATTGGTGGAAATTAAGGCTCGTTTTGATGAAGAGAATAATATTATTTGGGCGCGTAAACTGGAACAGGCGGGCGTTCACGTCGTTTACGGTTTAGTGGGTCTGAAGACTCATACGAAGGTGGTTTTGGTGGTGCGTCGCGAGGAAGACCGGATTCGCCGTTACGTTCATATCGGTACGGGGAATTATAATCCGAAGACGGCTCGACTTTATACTGATTTGGGCTTGTTGAGTTGCCGGGAAGATTTGGGTGCGGATCTGACGGATTTGTTTAATTATTTAACTGGGTATTCGCGGCAGCGATCGTATCGCAAATTGATGGTAGCGCCGGTTAACTTGCGCGATCGCATGACTTCCCTGATCCTGCGCGAAGCAGAACACGCCCAAAAAGGTTATTCCAGTCGCATCGTGGCGAAAATGAACGCCTTAGTAGACCCGAAAATTATCGCTACACTATACGAAGCTTCCCGCGCTGGGGTGGAAATCGATCTGATCGTGCGGGGAATGTGCTGTTTGCGTCCGGGTATTCCAGATGTGAGCGAAAATATCCGCGTGATTAGTATTGTGGGTAGCTTTTTAGAGCATTCCCGCATTTATTATTTCCATAACGCCGGTCAAGAAGAAGTTTATATCGGTAGTGCGGATTGGATGACGCGCAATCTCGATCGGCGAGTAGAAGCAATTACGCCCGTTGAAGATCCCAATCTTGCTAAAGATTTGCAAGAAATTTTGGGAATTATGCTGGCAGATAACCGAAAAGCTTGGGATCTGCAAACCAATGGTAGTTATCTCCAACGGCGCGTATCCGATGAGAGTCAAAGTCAAAATTCCCAGACAATTTTGATGGAAATGGCGCTGAATTCTGCCGGCGGTTCTTAATTTATTTCGGCTAAATCGGGTTTGAGGAGTCAAGAATCAAGATGCAGTCAAGTCCGATCGATGATACTCTAATTTTTTCTTTGTGAGGTTACTATTTCGATCGACTTTCTGATTTCTGCCTCATTCCGATAATATATATTTGGCTCGAACTGAAGGCGGAAATTGCTCGGCTAGTACAGCAAAGCAGAAATCATCGATCGACTTTTTTCGCCGCTACTGCTACTGCCCATTACCCCATCTGGCGGTGGAAGTAGTAGCAAATTTTTGCCCAAATCGACTAGCTTAGCTTCCACTTTCAGCCTCATCAGTCAATCCAATCTCAAATTTTCGATCGAACTACCAGGCCGTAAATATACGCAAAACAGACTTTCTGATGTTGAATACTAAGCAAACAACCGTATTTACACTGAAAAAGTTCTATTTAAACCAACGTGTTGTTATTTAAAGTATTTCTTAAGAACTAAGTTTTTCTATTACACTCTACTAACAGGTTGAGCGATAATTTAGAAAATAAACTTATTGATTCGCTCAAATGATAGATGAAGTTTAAGGTCAGTAGACCTTAAACTAAAACCATCTCTTGTATAAATGTCTTTAAAAGCATCTGAGGTTATGATGTTGCCCTGTTGTAAGAGTTCTAACCTACGTGTTTTAGTGGTTGATGACCACGAACTCACTCGGCTGAGCTTAAAATTCGCCTTTTCCAGCCAAAAGAACATCGAGCTAGTCGGTATGGCAAGTAACGGCGAAGAAGCTATTAAAATGGTTGAAAATCACCGCCCTGATGTAATTATTCTAGATTTACAAATGCCAGTGATGGATGGTTGGAGTGCCTCTAACTACATTAAAAGCATCTATCCTCACGCCCAAATCATTGCTTACTCGGCAATGGAAGAACGCCAAGCTTCCAGCATCAGCCCTAAGGCTAGCGTGGATGCCTTTTGCAGCAAAGAAACAGCCACTCACGATTTGATCGAACTAGTTAAAGAATTAGGTCATCGGAGTGGCAATGTGGCTTGAATTCAGGTAAAGGCTAAAAAACGGAGTAACCAGCCGTAAAATTATTAATTTGTTTCACTTTCTGGAAAAGTTCGTTTAAATTCCTCGATCAGATCGTCCATTTCTTCGAGTGCCTGATTGACATCTATTCTCAAGATGCCCAGGTCTGGTTGCTCCAATAGCTTTACCAGCGTTTCTCGCTTACTTTCTATCAAGGCAATTCTTTCTTTAAGTGTTTGTGGTTCCATCATTTGTTTCGGATTATTAACTCACACCTCAAGTTTAAATATTAAGACGGCTTTAGAGGAGCGCTCAACGTAAAAAAGGAGGTCGATCGCTATCGACGTGCTTATTCTTCAGGGCTTCGGCAATAAACCGCTTGAGAGCTTTTTCGCGATTTTTCATAAAAGCAGCCCAAAAACCCGGTTGAAACTCATCCATAGTTTTGGCTAAAGCCCAAACATCTACAGCTAGGATGTTATATAGCGTTTCGTCCTCCCGCTTGAGGGAGTTAATCTGTTCTAGTAAGTTACGCTCTTGAGTGCCATTGTAGTTTCCATCTGTTGTCATGTTTAAGCCTGTACTAAACAATAGGGTAGGTAGCAAGTCAATGGATGTTCGATTTTAGGTTTTAGATTGAATAATTGACCCCACAGATTAAACTTGTCAATCCCAAGTCCAATCGCCCAAGATTGCCACGATAATTATTTTCCCAATTGATACTCTTAGGGAGTAGGTGTTAAGCACCTTATTTGATGAATGTGCTTACGGCAAGCATTTGCGTAAGAATTCAGTTAAACGCTGCGACAAATCTTTCCTCCTGCCTTTATAGTAAATCTGGCAGGCTTTGATTGAAATGGGACGTTAACGCACCGAGGCAGTATATTATAGAACCTCACGTATCATTTTGTTACACATCCATACACAATAGTAAGGATTGCTGATTTTAGTATCTAACCAATATGTTACGTCAAACTTCGCTAGCAACATTGGGTATCGGGCTGGGTATTATTCTCACCTTGGGAGGATTCGTCGCATATTTTGCCGATTATGCCACCTTGAATCTGGTGGGTTTTTTTTATGGTTTTCCCCTTTTGCTGGGAGGGCTAGCTTTAAAGGCAAACGAACTCAAACCGATCCCTTTTTCGCAACCTACACCACCCGATATCTTGGCACTGCGAGAGAAGCAAGCGACTTTGACTCAAAATAAGATTCGCAAAGACTTGACTCGCTTTGTCTACGGCCAAAATACTCATTTCGAGCGCTCCCTGACTCAGTTGGGTTTAAATCCTTCACCGGAAAAACAGCCAGCTATTCAAGCTTTTCGGGAAACGGAAGTTGACGGTGCTTATACGTTAGTGTTGGAATTTGAGTCGCCGGATGTTCCTTTCAAAGCTTGGCAAGATAAGGAAGAGAAAATGGTAAAGTTCTTTGGGCCTAATATTCGGGTTGAGTTGAGTCAACCAGAGGGCGATCGCATCGAACTAGCTTTGATTGCAACATCAAAAGAAGCTTAGACTTGCCCATCATGCAATTCACCGAAGCGACCTATACGGTCAATTTGTTAGTCGCTGGCAAAAAAGACACTCGCGCATTACTTAAAACGTTCGTCGAAGAGTATGTATCGAGTATTCCGTTAAAATCTAATATCGATCGCGCGATCGTTCTGCTCCAGAAATGTATCGAAGGTGGAACGATCGGCCATCGAAGCCATTGCACCGGTTTTGGTAGTAGAAATAGCACCAGCCGCCGCACCCCAAATTACTGCTTCTGGTAAAGAACGCCCCTCAGTAATCGCGGCGACTAAGCCTCCATTGAAGGCATCACCAGCCGCCACAGTATCAACTGGCTGCACTGGAAAGGCTGGCACGAAAAAAGTAGAATCTAAAGTGGCACAGCAAACGCCGAGCGCTCCTAACTTGACAATTGCCGTACCTACGCCTTTGCCAAGTAAAACAGATGCCGCTTTTGCTGCCGTTTCATAATTATTTACTGGAAAACCGACTAATTGACCTGCTTCGATTTCGTTTGGTGTGATAATATCGACAAGTCGGTAAAAGTCATCGGGTACATCTAGTGGAGCCGGTGCAGGGTCAAAAATTACCCGAACACCGGCACTTTGAGCGGATTTGGCGGCTAAATGCACGGCCTGGAAAGGAATTTCTAACTGTAACAACAATGCAGAGGCGTTGTGAAAAAGATTGCTTAAAGTTTCTACATCTGCTTGGCTAACTCGATCGTTCGCACCAGGGACAACGACGATCTGATTTTGTCCGGTGTCGTCTACAGCAATAATTGCCACGCCGGAACTGGTATTTTCATCAACTAAAATATGGTTTGTCTCTACCCCATAATTTTGTAAGTGAGTCAGTAGCGATCGTCCAAAACTGTCGTTTCCCACTCTGCCAACTAACTGGGTGGGGATGCCTAAACGGGCAGAAGCTACCGCCTGATTTGCTCCTTTACCTCCGGGTGCGGTAAAAAAGTGATGCCCTAAAATGGTTTCACCTGCCACTGGTAAACGAGGCGATCGCGCCACTAAATCCATATTAATGCTGCCGAAGACGATCGCTTTTTTCATGGTAATTTGTGATACCCAAGCAAGTGAATTGGTACTCGATACCAAGTTGCAATCCGATCCGCAATCGCGAGAGGCTTAATGCTTTATTCTCGATTCGCCACTCTCGAAATTAAGGTTCCGATCGCAACTTGATATTGGTTAATAACCGATCTGTTGCTGATACATTGCCTGAAGAACTAAGGCAGGATCGATATAACTACCATGATATTTGACTCCCCAGTGTAAGTGAGGGCCAGTAGTTCGACCGGTCATGCCTACTCGCCCGATCCTGGTACCAGCTTTGACATATTCTCCTTGCCGCACGAGAATGCTACCATCTAAATCGCTTAAATAACGACCTTCTGGCGATTTTTGAGGGCGTCCTTTTAAGTGACAATAAACGTGTTCCCACTCATCGGACCTAACCACAACTTTAGTGCCGCAAAGCCGATCGTTACCAACTTCTACTACTTCCCCACTTGCCCAATTGCGAATGTAACTACCTGATGGGGCAGCAATATCTATACCGCGATGAAATCCCCAACCAGTAGAACCATCGGGGTTCCAACGATAACCATAGGGTGAGGAATAGCGTTGAAAATTCTCAACTGGAAAGGAAGTTCCTTGCCAACTGGTGCGGATTATTTTATCACCGATTTCGATTGCTTTTGCTTTTTCTACCTGGAATCCGATCGTAAGAAATGTTAATAATCCCAGGAGGATAAATAGCCAGGAAAACCCCGCGCGAGTTAAGCGGGGCAGCTTTTTTTTGCAGGTTTTTAAATTGGGCTGTATTCTTTCACGCCTCAACAACCAAGTGAAATGACGCATATTTTTAGCGTGCTGAGAAGAGCGAAACTTCAATCGGCTGTATTCTAACTTGGTTGCGAGTACGATTATTGTTTAGGTTAATTAATTTTTGTGAGCAATGATGTTACGAACTAATTTTGTAGCGCAGGTAACAAATACTCAAAGATGGAACATTTTACCAGTGCGATCGCATACCCAAATTAAGATAAAATTGAAAATTTTAAAGTTTATTTTAGTCTTCAATAAAGCATCATGAAATCTCTACCCTAAGATAGGTGAATATATTAATCTATTATGAATTATCACCCTAAATAATAGAAGACAACCAGAAATTATCTGATTTTCTAAATTCTAACTCTCGAATTCTAACTCCCGAATTCTGACTCCTGATTTATATTATTTATAAGTACTTTCAGGTAAACATAATGTTAAAATTTTATTATGCTCCCATTTCCGTAAATGCCCGTCGAGTTTGGGTGGCATTGCTAGAAAAACAAATTTCCTTTCAGCCGATCGCGATTAAGCTAAACGGCGATCAATTTGAATCCGAATTTACTGCCATTAATCCATTGCAAAGAATTCCAGTAATTGAAGATGATGGTTTGCGAGTAATAGAATCTTTAGCTATTTTAGATTACTTAGAAGCTAAATATCCCGAGCCTGCTTTAATGCCAAAAGAAGCAACGGCAATAGCTACTGTTCGCATGGTGGAAATGGTAGCTGTTAACGAATTACAACCTGCTACTTTACCTCTAACTAAACAGTTAGTAGGATTTGATGTTAACCCCAGTCAAATCGAAGCATCAAAACAGCGAATCGATACCGTGTTAAAGCTTTACGAAAATATGTTGGGAGAGCGAACTTACTTTGCCGGTGATGATTTCTCATTAGCAGAAGTAGTCGCGGGAACCCTCGTACCATCAGTTTCTATGTTTGGTTTTGCAATGAATGATTATCCTAAATTAGCAGGATGGTTAGAGCGACTGAAAGAACGAGAAAGTTTCCAAAAGACAACTCCTTCTCGATCGCAAATCGAAGCTGCCATTCCAAATATTCAGAAAATTTTAGCAAGTCGATCGTAAATTGTGGAAGTCTTAAAGCTGTATTGCATAGAGCTTTTGGATGTTTTCTTGATTACACGCTCATTCTTTCATCGAAATACGTAAGTTTTGATGAAGATCGGATCGACCTGTCTCTACTGAGGGGTTTTACCCCTCATCGCAATGGGGAGGGGCTTTTTCTGCCGCCCGCCAACTAGCGGAAAAATTTTGTAATAAATTTAAATTTTTTTGAGTAAAATTATTTGTAGAATGAGATATAAAGAGCGATAAACTACTAAAATATCCAGACAAAAGACGAGAAAAATATAGAAAATTTTAGTAAATATAGTTAATCCGCTAAAAATTCATCAAAAATTCAGAATCTTTATCTATAAAATAACCAGTCAATTAAAAGTAAAGTGACCACTACTATGGTTAATTCCAATACCCAACAAAAGCAAATTGAGCAAGCGATCGCCCAATTAAAGCGAGCGATAGAAAGGGACGAACGCACGCAAAATATAGAGGGTAAGGCAGAGAGGCTGCACCAATTGGCAATTCTCAAAGCCAATCAGGGGGAAGTAGATGACGCGATCGCATTATATAAAAGATGTCAACAAGCTTATCAAGAAATAGACGATCGAGAAGGAATCGCTACCGTTTTGTACCAAATGGCAGTTCTGAAAACCAATCAGGGAAAGACACCAGAAGCGATCGCATTATTTGAAGAATCCCTGAGATTGGCAGGCGGGATCGACGACAAGGAAACTCAAGCGGTAGTATTGCATTCTCTGGCAATGGTAAAGGCGAGTCAGGGACAAGTGGAAGATGCGATCGTTTTGTGCAATCAATCGATTTCCCTAAAAGAACAACTGGGAGACTTACCAGGAAAGGCAACCACCTTACACCAGATGGGTATTTTGCAAGCTAACCAAGGCAAAATCGAAGCAGCGATCGACTTATTTGAACAGTCATTGCAACTCAAAGAAGCCGTCAAAGACCTGCCAGGTAAAGCGGAAACTTTGCACTGCCTAGCAGTTATTTACCATCAAATCGGTCAAATTCAAAGCTCGATTAATTTATACCTAGAATCTTTAGCAATTAAAGAAATCATTAACGATTTAGAAGGACAAGCCGCTACCTTACATCAATTAGGTGAGTTATACAGCCAATGTGGGAGCGTAGAAGAAGCAATTAGTTATTATGAAAAATCCCTTCAATTAAAAGATGAAACCAAGGATATAGAAAGCAAAGCAACTACAATGGGAATGCTGGGGCAATTATTAGCCAACCAAGGCAATTACAAATTAGCAATTCCCTATTTGCAAGAAACATTAACCATCTTTGAACAAATTAAATCTCCCCACGTAGAAACAGTCAAAGAAGTTCTCGCAGAAATTCAAGGGAGGAATCATCGCTAAGCTGGAAAAAGGCGTTTAGCCACCTCAAATGCAGTACCCGGAAAATCAGTAAACAAACCATCTACACCCAAATCAAAAAAATGTAAGTATTCTGCTTCTGGCTGGTTTTTGTAGTCTGCTGCTAAATACTGGGGTTCATTCCGAAAAGTATAAGGATGCACTAACAAACCGACTGCGCGAGCATCTTGAATTAGAGAAGTCGGCGACAACAAATTTTCTTTTTCATCCACAGGTACGATCGACCGTTTATCAGGGCCTATTCCATCAGCATATTCAGCAATTTTGGCTAATTCAAGCGGTTTAATTAAGTCTTGATAAGTACGAGGATCCCCTGTTACCGCCAAATCAAAAGGCTGACCTTCCTTGCTAATTAACTGAATAAGAGGCAATTGAGTAAGTTGATTTAATTGTTTGAGATTCGCCGTTTCAAAAGATTGAATAAAAACCGGATCTTCAGGTCGATCGTAACCATTAGCATCTAAAATTTCTACTAAAGGCTCTTCCAGAGATAAACCGATGCCATCAAAATAAGTAGGATGTTTAGTTTCTGGATAAATGCCAATCGCGCGACCGAGTTCTGCACTTTTACGCTTGGCTAAGTCAATGATTTCTTGCAAAGTCGGAATTTCAAATAAACCATCGAAAGATCGATCGCGAAATGGCAACCGCTCTTTAGCTCTCAGCGTTTTAACTTCCGATAGCGTAAAATCTTCAACAAACCAACCAGTAATTAATTTACCATCAATCAACTTACTAGTTTGACGATTAGCAAATTCGGCACGTTCTGCTACATCAGTCGTTTCTGATATTTCATTTTCATGACGAGCAATTAATACTCCATTTTTAGTAGAAACTAAATCTGGTTCGATAAAATCAGCACCCAAACTAATTGCCAATTCATAAGATGCTAGCGTGTGTTCTGGACGAAAACCGCTAGCGCCACGATGAGCAATAATTAAAGGACGAGTTACCATACCAAGCAATTTATGATGAGTGCAATAATTTTATACTTGAAAATGTTGTATAATGTCAAAAATTATCAAAAATCTTACTTAAGATAGTTACTTTATATTTTAATCTAACTTATGAATTAGTAATCTTTAATAAAACTCGATCGCAAATAATAATTATGACCAAAACCTTAGAAGTTTATCTCAGCTTGGGCAGTCCTTTTTCTTACTTCGCTCAAACCCAACTTTCTGGCTTAGTGCAAAGAACTAAATGTAACATTATTTATCATGTAATTGATATGTACAAAATTTTTCAAATGACAGGGAATCCCGGTCCAAATGATATCCCAGCTAAACGCAACTATTTAATTAAAGATATTGGAGATTGGTGCAAATATTACAATATACCTTTCAACGTTCCTTCCCGGCTGTTTATTAATAATGCAGCCCCAGCCGCCGCCGCTATTGCAGTTGAAAAATATGGCAAATTGGCTGAATTTATTGATAGAGCTTTTCGGGCTTATTTGGTGGAAGACCTCAACATTGAAGACTTCCAAGTGTTGGGTAAACTGGCGGCTGAAGTTGGTGCGGATGGCGAAGCGGTGGCAGCTGCGGTTACCGATTCTGCTGTTCTCAAACAGGTAGATATTAAGAATGAAGCAGCATCGAAACGGGGTGTTTTTGGCGTACCAACATTTTTTATCGGTGATGATATGTACTGGGGGAACGACCGCTTGATGTTTGTAGAAAAAGCGCTTATTTCTTAATCTTAATTGGGTGCGTTTAGGTAGGGTAACGCACCGCATAAAATTAAAATTAAATGAAATACGCCCTACTCTCTTAACTTACTTCATTGGCAGAAAAATTATAAACTCCGTACCTTTCCCTAATTCAGAAACACAAGTTAGTTTACCTTCATGTTTTTCTTCGATAATCTGACGAGAAATCGATAATCCTAATCCCATGCCTTTTCCTACAGGGTTAGTGGTAAATAAATAATCAAACACTTTTTGTCGTTGCTCTTCTGTCATGCCAGGGCCATTATCCGAGAACCGAATAATTAGGTTATTATTATCATCTGACCGTTCAGTTTTAATCTTAATTTCATTTGGTTTAGACCTAATTTGTTCGTAAGATTTCCCTTCGTTGAATTCATCAAACACTTCAATAGCATTGACGATAATATTCATCAATACTTGATTTAGTTGTCCCGGATAACACGGCACTTCTGGTAAGTCGCCGTACTCTTTAAACACATTAATTTCAGGACGTTTATCATTAGCTTTCAGTCGATGTTTTAAAATCACCAGAGTACTATCAATTCCCTCATGGATATTAAAAGATGCTTTAGAATTGCTATCTGCACGAGCAAACACTCGTAACGAACTAGTAATTTGGCGAATACGTTCGGTACCTTCTTTCATTGATGTCAGCATCTGCGGCACATCTTCTAACAAATAATCTAGTTCTATATCTTCCGCATCTTCAACTATTTCTTCCCCCGGATTGGGAATTTTTTCTTGGTAAAGTTGCAAGTGATTGATAATATCACCAACCGAGTTATTTACCTCTTCTAAATTACCGCTAATAAAGCCTAGTGGATTGTTAATTTCATGGGCTACACCGGATAATAATTGACCCAAAATAGACATTTTTTCTTTTTGAATTAGTTGCAGTTGTGTCCGTTGTAACTCTTGCAAATTTCGTGATATTCGCTCGAAATCTTCTTGAGATTTTTGATACGCATAAGCATTTTCTAAAGAGATAGCAGCTTGGTCAGATAACAAATTGAGAATTTCAATGCGATCGCTTGTAAACGCACCAGGGTTTAAATTATTTTCCAAGTAAACAATACCAATTAATTTTTCTTTTTTACGAAGCGGCATACATAAAATTGATTTTGTTTGATGTTCGTTAATATAAGAATCGTTAGCAAAATTTGTTTGGTTCGTAGCCTCGTTAATTACCAAATTTTCTTGGCTGTGATAAACATGATTAATTACGCTGACAGGAACTTCTGCACTCAATTCAATGTTTACAGAATCCTGCTTTGTTACTACTTCTGGACTAGCGTTAATCGCGATCGCTTCAACGACCAAATCCCTCTCTTTTGGTAAAATGAAAACGCCTTTTTCAGCCCCAGCCTTTTCAATAAAAACTTGCATTAAAATAGAAAGTAATTTATCAACAACAATTTCACTAGAAATAGCTTGAGAAGCTTTCAACACTGACGCCAAATCTAAAACGTGAGACATACTTCTATTAAGTGGTACTAGTAACAGTTTGAGTGGCCATCCAAGCGGATATCTTACTTGGATTTAAACTAATTTTATCCTTGTTTAGAATAGCAGCAAGTATTTGGGAGTAACTTTTTTCTAAATCTTAAACTTTTACATTGCCATCACAGCGGACATAGCAGTAATCCGCATCTGTTTAGATAAATTTAAGAAAATTTTTCTTTTCTCCAAAGGAAATAAAATTTGATAATTAAAAGGAGTAACTAATTTCAGCAAAATTTGCCAACTAAAAAATTTAACTTAAGAGAATTAAGCTATATTTATTGGCATTATGCACCCGTTTAGCATAATTTTACCGCCAACCTAACAATCTGAGGAATGGCACGAACAAGTAATAACTTATACCTAGCCACCAGCCAAGGACAACCCCTAAAAGGCTGAAAAAGCTAATACTAAAAGCTAAATTCGTCCAACTAACAGTGGTAAAAAAAGCTTCAGAAAATCCGAAAAGAGCCGTCAAAGGGAGAAATTTAATCAAAAAGCTCATCAAAATCGCGAAAATGGTAGAAGTTCCTACCGCGCTAATCAAAGCGTGGACTAATTGGTGGCTGGGTAACCCCAACCCAATTGCGATCGAAGAAGCACCCATTGCTGTCATCGTCACCAAATCATTAGGTGCTAACACGTTATTGGAGGCTACCCGTTGCAAAATTAACCAACCAGCACCATAACCGAAAGCACCCATTATTCCTGCTAACAAATATTGCCTTTGCTGTTGACCTAAACTTTTTGCCAACACCAAACCCCATGCTGTCCCCAAACCAGCTAAAGTAAACAAAATCATTTGTGGCTTGACGGCTGCTTGAGTTATATTAGCAACCCAATCAGGTGCGTGCTGAATAAATTCTCTGGGCAGTTTAACATCATTTGGTAATTGCGTCGCTAACCAAAAACCAATTGCCGCACCTATACCCCCTCCCACGCCTCCCCATATCATTTCTAAAAGAGTACCCAAACAAGCTTTGATAACTCCCACCGCAAACCATTGAAGCCATTTACCGATTAAGGTAAATCCAGCTAATAAAAATTTGAGCGTTATTCTGAATGTTTTGCCAATTAGCTTTACAACCAATCGAACGAGTGATTTAAGTGTTATTCGATCGGGAGAAATTTTGCCCAAACGCCTGATAATTTCTCGCGCGCTATGTGGTCTTAGCACCGCATCTGAGCGCACCATTTCATCGAGCAATGCTGCCAAACCAGGGCTAACTGTTGTATGTTGACGCCAACGTAATTCTCCCGTTTTCGGATCTTCTAAATCCGGCGGATATTTACCCGTTAATACATGAATAAAAGTCATTCCCAGTGCATAAAAATCCGCTGATGGCCCTACACCGCTGCCAGTAATTTGTTCTGCTGGACTGTAACCGGGCGAAAACAATCGAGTT
This genomic window from Leptolyngbyaceae cyanobacterium contains:
- a CDS encoding glutathione S-transferase family protein; the protein is MLKFYYAPISVNARRVWVALLEKQISFQPIAIKLNGDQFESEFTAINPLQRIPVIEDDGLRVIESLAILDYLEAKYPEPALMPKEATAIATVRMVEMVAVNELQPATLPLTKQLVGFDVNPSQIEASKQRIDTVLKLYENMLGERTYFAGDDFSLAEVVAGTLVPSVSMFGFAMNDYPKLAGWLERLKERESFQKTTPSRSQIEAAIPNIQKILASRS
- the rbsK gene encoding ribokinase, with protein sequence MKKAIVFGSINMDLVARSPRLPVAGETILGHHFFTAPGGKGANQAVASARLGIPTQLVGRVGNDSFGRSLLTHLQNYGVETNHILVDENTSSGVAIIAVDDTGQNQIVVVPGANDRVSQADVETLSNLFHNASALLLQLEIPFQAVHLAAKSAQSAGVRVIFDPAPAPLDVPDDFYRLVDIITPNEIEAGQLVGFPVNNYETAAKAASVLLGKGVGTAIVKLGALGVCCATLDSTFFVPAFPVQPVDTVAAGDAFNGGLVAAITEGRSLPEAVIWGAAAGAISTTKTGAMASMADRSTFDTFLEQNDRAIDIRF
- a CDS encoding DUF2854 domain-containing protein, with the protein product MLRQTSLATLGIGLGIILTLGGFVAYFADYATLNLVGFFYGFPLLLGGLALKANELKPIPFSQPTPPDILALREKQATLTQNKIRKDLTRFVYGQNTHFERSLTQLGLNPSPEKQPAIQAFRETEVDGAYTLVLEFESPDVPFKAWQDKEEKMVKFFGPNIRVELSQPEGDRIELALIATSKEA
- a CDS encoding M23 family metallopeptidase, with the translated sequence MRHFTWLLRRERIQPNLKTCKKKLPRLTRAGFSWLFILLGLLTFLTIGFQVEKAKAIEIGDKIIRTSWQGTSFPVENFQRYSSPYGYRWNPDGSTGWGFHRGIDIAAPSGSYIRNWASGEVVEVGNDRLCGTKVVVRSDEWEHVYCHLKGRPQKSPEGRYLSDLDGSILVRQGEYVKAGTRIGRVGMTGRTTGPHLHWGVKYHGSYIDPALVLQAMYQQQIGY
- the ppk1 gene encoding polyphosphate kinase 1, encoding MAKTKKTTIAINLKDPQYYFSRELSWLEFNYRVLHEALDERTPLLERLKFMAIFSSNLDEFFMVRFAGLKQQVEAKVSKLTPDGRTPGEQLQVISERLRPLVALQHQHFEQELRLQLAKQGIQILDYIDLHQEQRTYLQNYFEEQIFPVLTPLAVDPGHPFPYISNLSLNLAVVIQDPETGEEFFARVKVPKVLPRFLPLPEELRGSSAMWVGVPLEQVMAHNLASLFPGMNVQECHPFRVTRNADLAVEEDEAEDLLLAIEQELRKRRLSPSVVRLEIQATTSESVLRTLVQEMDLNQNEVYEVDGLLGLGDLMSLMALPRPDLKDPIWNPVVPSRLKRIVEPDNSHFQREPEEGEDFFSVIRGGDLLLHHPYHSFSATVQRFITQAAYDPNVLAIKMTLYRTSGDSPIVNALIAAAENGKQVAVLVEIKARFDEENNIIWARKLEQAGVHVVYGLVGLKTHTKVVLVVRREEDRIRRYVHIGTGNYNPKTARLYTDLGLLSCREDLGADLTDLFNYLTGYSRQRSYRKLMVAPVNLRDRMTSLILREAEHAQKGYSSRIVAKMNALVDPKIIATLYEASRAGVEIDLIVRGMCCLRPGIPDVSENIRVISIVGSFLEHSRIYYFHNAGQEEVYIGSADWMTRNLDRRVEAITPVEDPNLAKDLQEILGIMLADNRKAWDLQTNGSYLQRRVSDESQSQNSQTILMEMALNSAGGS
- a CDS encoding tetratricopeptide repeat protein, with amino-acid sequence MVNSNTQQKQIEQAIAQLKRAIERDERTQNIEGKAERLHQLAILKANQGEVDDAIALYKRCQQAYQEIDDREGIATVLYQMAVLKTNQGKTPEAIALFEESLRLAGGIDDKETQAVVLHSLAMVKASQGQVEDAIVLCNQSISLKEQLGDLPGKATTLHQMGILQANQGKIEAAIDLFEQSLQLKEAVKDLPGKAETLHCLAVIYHQIGQIQSSINLYLESLAIKEIINDLEGQAATLHQLGELYSQCGSVEEAISYYEKSLQLKDETKDIESKATTMGMLGQLLANQGNYKLAIPYLQETLTIFEQIKSPHVETVKEVLAEIQGRNHR
- a CDS encoding glycerophosphodiester phosphodiesterase codes for the protein MVTRPLIIAHRGASGFRPEHTLASYELAISLGADFIEPDLVSTKNGVLIARHENEISETTDVAERAEFANRQTSKLIDGKLITGWFVEDFTLSEVKTLRAKERLPFRDRSFDGLFEIPTLQEIIDLAKRKSAELGRAIGIYPETKHPTYFDGIGLSLEEPLVEILDANGYDRPEDPVFIQSFETANLKQLNQLTQLPLIQLISKEGQPFDLAVTGDPRTYQDLIKPLELAKIAEYADGIGPDKRSIVPVDEKENLLSPTSLIQDARAVGLLVHPYTFRNEPQYLAADYKNQPEAEYLHFFDLGVDGLFTDFPGTAFEVAKRLFPA
- a CDS encoding 2-hydroxychromene-2-carboxylate isomerase, with the protein product MTKTLEVYLSLGSPFSYFAQTQLSGLVQRTKCNIIYHVIDMYKIFQMTGNPGPNDIPAKRNYLIKDIGDWCKYYNIPFNVPSRLFINNAAPAAAAIAVEKYGKLAEFIDRAFRAYLVEDLNIEDFQVLGKLAAEVGADGEAVAAAVTDSAVLKQVDIKNEAASKRGVFGVPTFFIGDDMYWGNDRLMFVEKALIS
- a CDS encoding response regulator transcription factor — protein: MSLKASEVMMLPCCKSSNLRVLVVDDHELTRLSLKFAFSSQKNIELVGMASNGEEAIKMVENHRPDVIILDLQMPVMDGWSASNYIKSIYPHAQIIAYSAMEERQASSISPKASVDAFCSKETATHDLIELVKELGHRSGNVA